The Lepus europaeus isolate LE1 chromosome 6, mLepTim1.pri, whole genome shotgun sequence genome includes a window with the following:
- the CCDC70 gene encoding coiled-coil domain-containing protein 70 codes for MLPFKVSKWMGLACFRPLAISSPSVRQKKLIHKLQQEKAFREEMKLFREKIEDFREQMWGFRGKIRAFQGHILGFWEEERPFWEEEKTFWKEEKTFWEMEKSFREEEKTFWKKYRTFWKEDKAFWKEDNALWERDRNLLAEDKALWEEEKALWVEERALLEEEKALWQDKKALWEEENALWEEEKAFWVEDGSHAAAAQVREWGLHNANGGQRSPDVSRGRA; via the coding sequence ATGCTCCCCTTCAAGGTGAGCAAATGGATGGGCCTCGCTTGCTTCCGGCCGCTGGCGATCTCCTCGCCCAGTGTCCGTCAGAAGAAGCTGATCCACAAGCTGCAGCAGGAAAAGGCTTTCCGGGAAGAGATGAAACTTTTCCGGGAGAAAATAGAAGACTTCAGGGAACAGATGTGGGGTTTCCGAGGCAAGATCCGGGCTTTCCAGGGCCACATCTTGGGATTTTGGGAAGAGGAGAGACCTTTCTGGGAAGAAGAGAAAACCttctggaaagaagaaaaaacgttctgggaaatggaaaaatctttccgGGAGGAGGAGAAAACCTTCTGGAAAAAGTACCGCACCTTCTGGAAGGAGGATAAGGCTTTCTGGAAAGAGGACAATGCCTTGTGGGAAAGAGACCGGAACCTTCTGGCGGAGGACAAGGCGCTGTGGGAAGAAGAAAAGGCGCTGTGGGTGGAGGAGAGGGCGCTGCTCGAGGAGGAGAAGGCCCTGTGGCAGGATAAGAAGGCCCTGTGGGAGGAGGAGAACGCGctgtgggaggaggagaaggcctTCTGGGTGGAAGATGGCAGCCACGCGGCCGCGGCGCAGGtgcgggaatggggcctgcacaACGCCAATGGCGGGCAGCGGTCGCCAGACGTCTCCAGAGGGAGGGCGTAG